In the Anastrepha obliqua isolate idAnaObli1 chromosome 1, idAnaObli1_1.0, whole genome shotgun sequence genome, one interval contains:
- the LOC129236121 gene encoding uncharacterized protein LOC129236121 isoform X2, with product MKLFYILLLTLPLLAHSYPAQSDDKSISLEDVELPDSDHAASDGESQIQKRSGSFDYVTHLKSGLLSSIGQASASIASGSSGGSSASGGDGYKSYETVHGNSVEYNPWSFKKSVLNTIFQAVKAITGGVTALKGQLIKGSGYALSASGNLVASSGDKVTDVGKAIINSAQINSHGYSTGGAVHPFAKFSSFSGASSGGSSGTKHTAASPVVHTESITTYEIPPGHSNYGPPSKPPTYSSATHQYLPPATGGYSGGGAPFSSGHAAFEAPASNYLPTAYAHDEFYYQ from the exons CTCTTCTACATTTTGCTGCTCACACTTCCCCTACTCGCTCACAGCTATCCCGCACAGAGTGACGACAAATCCATATCACTGGAAGACGTCGAATTGCCCGACAGTGATCACGCCGCCTCTGATGGGGAAtcacaaatacaaaaacgcTCCGGCAGTTTCGATTATGTCACACATCTGAAATCTGGTCTGCTTTCGAGCATCGGTCAGGCTTCGGCTTCCATAGCTTCAGGCAGTTCGGGCGGCAGTAGCGCCAGTGGTGGCGATGGCTACAAGTCATACGAAACTGTTCAT GGCAATTCAGTTGAATATAATCCGTGGTCGTTTAAGAAATCAGTGCTCAACACCATTTTCCAGGCGGTAAAGGCAATCACCGGTGGTGTGACAGCGCTCAAGGGCCAACTGATTAAGGGCAGCGGCTATGCGTTGAGTGCCAGCGGCAATTTAGTTGCTTCATCTGGCGATAAGGTCACCGATGTTGGCAAAGCGATCATCAATTCGGCACAGATCAATTCACATGGCTATTCGACTGGCGGAGCTGTGCATCCATTCGCCAAATTCAGTTCATTCTCGGGTGCTTCGTCGGGTGGTAGCAGCGGTACTAAGCACACAGCAGCGAGTCCAGTTGTGCACACAGAAA gCATCACAACATACGAAATACCACCCGGCCACAGCAACTATGGCCCTCCCTCTAAGCCACCAACTTACAGCTCAGCAACGCATCAATACTTGCCACCAGCGACGGGCGGCTACAGTGGCGGCGGAGCACCGTTTAGCAGCGGACATGCGGCATTTGAAGCACCCGCCAGCAATTACCTGCCAACCGCCTATGCCCATGACG AGTTCTACTATCAGTAG
- the LOC129236121 gene encoding uncharacterized protein LOC129236121 isoform X1 yields MKLFYILLLTLPLLAHSYPAQSDDKSISLEDVELPDSDHAASDGESQIQKRSGSFDYVTHLKSGLLSSIGQASASIASGSSGGSSASGGDGYKSYETVHGNSVEYNPWSFKKSVLNTIFQAVKAITGGVTALKGQLIKGSGYALSASGNLVASSGDKVTDVGKAIINSAQINSHGYSTGGAVHPFAKFSSFSGASSGGSSGTKHTAASPVVHTESITTYEIPPGHSNYGPPSKPPTYSSATHQYLPPATGGYSGGGAPFSSGHAAFEAPASNYLPTAYAHDGHDEFNIYGRHQKLSDKDTRKAAAQLQEILSLLPDGKTEFTASKTVVLDTHTGHAPHTGPGESADLHTYGLPNDLGPLESLSHTESITAAYGQRPGHVPENPADIYRQMAKKQTAEEIYIQKHPNEGYDYRPTSPPATTGNDDQNGGYKYNNYHTTSNALKDLTPIIAALEVAKRRGATQNGVSKHFAVEKSVYKVAPQSAAKTNSQFKYLPPSVQKTKHIYFDPAQSKSDNEYQPTYVPPPPSVPSAAKAPPAHTYATQHSVTYAAQQAAPHSVQQPPAGASNAYKVRRQVPGSSVTALKVQTKTGPYFKHLDYEIHDPLMFNRMLSF; encoded by the exons CTCTTCTACATTTTGCTGCTCACACTTCCCCTACTCGCTCACAGCTATCCCGCACAGAGTGACGACAAATCCATATCACTGGAAGACGTCGAATTGCCCGACAGTGATCACGCCGCCTCTGATGGGGAAtcacaaatacaaaaacgcTCCGGCAGTTTCGATTATGTCACACATCTGAAATCTGGTCTGCTTTCGAGCATCGGTCAGGCTTCGGCTTCCATAGCTTCAGGCAGTTCGGGCGGCAGTAGCGCCAGTGGTGGCGATGGCTACAAGTCATACGAAACTGTTCAT GGCAATTCAGTTGAATATAATCCGTGGTCGTTTAAGAAATCAGTGCTCAACACCATTTTCCAGGCGGTAAAGGCAATCACCGGTGGTGTGACAGCGCTCAAGGGCCAACTGATTAAGGGCAGCGGCTATGCGTTGAGTGCCAGCGGCAATTTAGTTGCTTCATCTGGCGATAAGGTCACCGATGTTGGCAAAGCGATCATCAATTCGGCACAGATCAATTCACATGGCTATTCGACTGGCGGAGCTGTGCATCCATTCGCCAAATTCAGTTCATTCTCGGGTGCTTCGTCGGGTGGTAGCAGCGGTACTAAGCACACAGCAGCGAGTCCAGTTGTGCACACAGAAA gCATCACAACATACGAAATACCACCCGGCCACAGCAACTATGGCCCTCCCTCTAAGCCACCAACTTACAGCTCAGCAACGCATCAATACTTGCCACCAGCGACGGGCGGCTACAGTGGCGGCGGAGCACCGTTTAGCAGCGGACATGCGGCATTTGAAGCACCCGCCAGCAATTACCTGCCAACCGCCTATGCCCATGACG GACACGATGAATTCAACATCTACGGACGCCATCAGAAACTCAGCGACAAGGATACACGTAAAGCTGCCGCTCAACTGCAAGAAATTCTCAGCCTACTACCGGATGGCAAAACGGAATTCACAGCCTCGAAAACAGTCGTACTGGATACACACACCGGCCATGCGCCACACACCGGTCCCGGTGAGAGCGCCGATTTGCACACTTACGGACTGCCAAATGATTTGGGGCCGCTAGAATCGCTATCGCACACTGAATCCATAACGGCCGCCTACGGTCAACGACCGGGTCATGTGCCAGAGAACCCCGCCGATATTTATCGCCAAATGGCTAAGAAACAAACGGCGGAGGAGATTTACATACAGAAGCACCCGAACGAGGGCTATGATTATCGGCCCACAAGTCCACCGGCAACAACTGGCAACGATGACCAAAATGGCGGttacaaatacaacaattatCATACAACAAGCAACGCGCTAAAGGATTTGACACCCATCATAGCAGCACTCGAGGTGGCCAAGCGGCGGGGCGCCACGCAAAATGGTGTGAGTAAACATTTTGCTGTGGAGAAAAGTGTTTACAAAGTAGCGCCGCAATCGGCTGCGAAGACGAACAGTCAATTCAAGTATTTGCCACCGTCGGTGCAAAAAACAAAGCACATCTACTTCGATCCGGCGCAGAGCAAATCGGACAATGAGTATCAGCCAACGTATGTGCCACCGCCACCATCGGTGCCATCAGCAGCGAAAGCACCACCGGCACACACGTACGCCACACAACACTCTGTCACCTATGCTGCTCAACAGGCAGCGCCGCACTCCGTCCAACAACCGCCAGCTGGTGCCTCCAACGCTTACAAGGTGCGCCGTCAAGTGCCAGGCAGTTCGGTTACGGCGCTCAAAGTGCAAACCAAGACGGGGCCCTACTTCAAGCACCTCGACTATGAGATTCACGACCCGCTCATGTTCAATCGCATGCTGTCGTTCTGA
- the LOC129236121 gene encoding uncharacterized protein LOC129236121 isoform X3, whose product MKLFYILLLTLPLLAHSYPAQSDDKSISLEDVELPDSDHAASDGESQIQKRSGSFDYVTHLKSGLLSSIGQASASIASGSSGGSSASGGDGYKSYETVHGNSVEYNPWSFKKSVLNTIFQAVKAITGGVTALKGQLIKGSGYALSASGNLVASSGDKVTDVGKAIINSAQINSHGYSTGGAVHPFAKFSSFSGASSGGSSGTKHTAASPVVHTESITTYEIPPGHSNYGPPSKPPTYSSATHQYLPPATGGYSGGGAPFSSGHAAFEAPASNYLPTAYAHDALQ is encoded by the exons CTCTTCTACATTTTGCTGCTCACACTTCCCCTACTCGCTCACAGCTATCCCGCACAGAGTGACGACAAATCCATATCACTGGAAGACGTCGAATTGCCCGACAGTGATCACGCCGCCTCTGATGGGGAAtcacaaatacaaaaacgcTCCGGCAGTTTCGATTATGTCACACATCTGAAATCTGGTCTGCTTTCGAGCATCGGTCAGGCTTCGGCTTCCATAGCTTCAGGCAGTTCGGGCGGCAGTAGCGCCAGTGGTGGCGATGGCTACAAGTCATACGAAACTGTTCAT GGCAATTCAGTTGAATATAATCCGTGGTCGTTTAAGAAATCAGTGCTCAACACCATTTTCCAGGCGGTAAAGGCAATCACCGGTGGTGTGACAGCGCTCAAGGGCCAACTGATTAAGGGCAGCGGCTATGCGTTGAGTGCCAGCGGCAATTTAGTTGCTTCATCTGGCGATAAGGTCACCGATGTTGGCAAAGCGATCATCAATTCGGCACAGATCAATTCACATGGCTATTCGACTGGCGGAGCTGTGCATCCATTCGCCAAATTCAGTTCATTCTCGGGTGCTTCGTCGGGTGGTAGCAGCGGTACTAAGCACACAGCAGCGAGTCCAGTTGTGCACACAGAAA gCATCACAACATACGAAATACCACCCGGCCACAGCAACTATGGCCCTCCCTCTAAGCCACCAACTTACAGCTCAGCAACGCATCAATACTTGCCACCAGCGACGGGCGGCTACAGTGGCGGCGGAGCACCGTTTAGCAGCGGACATGCGGCATTTGAAGCACCCGCCAGCAATTACCTGCCAACCGCCTATGCCCATGACG CTTTGCAATAA